One Etheostoma cragini isolate CJK2018 chromosome 6, CSU_Ecrag_1.0, whole genome shotgun sequence DNA window includes the following coding sequences:
- the fli1rs gene encoding fli-1 proto-oncogene, ETS transcription factor-related sequence isoform X4 produces the protein MDCTIKEALSAVSEDQPIFEPPYTAVHMKAEMTSPGGFSQASKQSPEPSEPEWVGSAAQNPGKRGEHVNGTSRESPVDCSVTKRSRHMSNDGPSMPYQASYPEPRVSPQTATPPSSATEEKRVIVPADPEVWTQDHVRQWLDWAIKEYVLEEVDVMLFQALDGKALCKMTKDDMMRLTSAYNADILLSHLNYLRQSSPTFSYSTTPTNTTPPQQQPRLQVKAESSFDEISCRNSWPANTMSAVQKGPSMEHQHTSRVTEPPPRIVQGSGQIQLWQFLLELLSDSNNAGIITWEGTNGEFKMTDPDEVAKRWGERKSKPNMNYDKLSRALRYYYDKNIMTKVHGKRYAYKFDFQGISQAHQNHAAEGGIIKYQTEMPYVQPYHSHQPKMNFMGGHPAPMPVSPGNFFSPPSTYWNSPNSPIYPGSAMTRHPTTHSHLSSYY, from the exons GAAGCGCTGTCCGCGGTGAGTGAGGATCAGCCCATATTCGAGCCGCCCTACACTGCAGTGCACATGAAGGCCGAAATGACGTCACCCGGCGGGTTTAGCCAGGCCTCCAAGCAGAGTCCTGAGCCCAGCGAGCCGGAGTGGGTGGGGTCAGCGGCACAAAACCCGGGGAAAAGAGGCGAACACGTCAATGGAACCAG CCGCGAGTCCCCTGTGGACTGCAGCGTCACAAAGCGCTCCAGACACATGAGCAACGATGGGCCCTCAATGCCCTACCAGGCCTCGTACCCGGAGCCTCGCGTCAGCCCCCAGACGGCCACCCCACCCAGCAGCGccacagaggagaagagggtCATTGTGCCGGCAG ATCCAGAAGTGTGGACACAGGACCATGTGCGGCAGTGGCTGGACTGGGCCATCAAGGAGTACGTCCTGGAGGAGGTGGACGTCATGCTATTTCAAGCGCTGGACGGCAAGGCACTATGCAAGATGACCAAGGATGACATGATGCGTCTCACATCTGCCTACAACGCAGACATCCTGCTCTCGCATCTAAATTACCTCCGGCAGA GTAGCCCTACATTCTCCTACTCCACAACTCCCACCAACACcacaccaccacaacaacaacccagACTACAGGTGAAAGCAG agagcAGTTTTGATGAGATCAGCTGCAGGAACAGCTGGCCTGCAAACACCATGAGTGCAGTGCAAAAAG GTCCCTCCATGGAGCACCAACACACCTCAAGAGTTACAGAGCCTCCTCCAAGAATTGTACAAG GTTCAGGGCAGATCCAGCTGTGGCAGtttctgctggagctgctgtccgACAGCAACAACGCCGGCATCATCACCTGGGAGGGCACCAATGGCGAGTTCAAAATGACCGACCCAGACGAGGTGGCCAAACGCTGGGGTGAGCGCAAGAGCAAGCCCAACATGAACTACGACAAACTGAGCCGCGCTCTGCGCTACTACTACGACAAGAACATCATGACTAAGGTGCATGGCAAGCGCTACGCCTACAAGTTTGACTTCCAAGGCATCTCGCAGGCACACCAGAATCACGCAGCGGAAGGGGGGATTATTAAGTACCAGACGGAGATGCCTTACGTCCAGCCCTACCACAGCCACCAGCCCAAAATGAACTTCATGGGCGGCCATCCTGCACCTATGCCCGTCTCCCCCGGCAACTTTTTCAGCCCACCGTCGACGTACTGGAACTCACCCAACAGCCCCATCTATCCTGGGTCAGCCATGACCAGACATCCCACCACCCACTCCCACCTGAGCTCGTACTACTGA
- the fli1rs gene encoding fli-1 proto-oncogene, ETS transcription factor-related sequence isoform X1 has translation MDCTIKEALSAVSEDQPIFEPPYTAVHMKAEMTSPGGFSQASKQSPEPSEPEWVGSAAQNPGKRGEHVNGTSRESPVDCSVTKRSRHMSNDGPSMPYQASYPEPRVSPQTATPPSSATEEKRVIVPADPEVWTQDHVRQWLDWAIKEYVLEEVDVMLFQALDGKALCKMTKDDMMRLTSAYNADILLSHLNYLRQSSPTFSYSTTPTNTTPPQQQPRLQVKAESSFDEISCRNSWPANTMSAVQKGPSMEHQHTSRVTEPPPRIVQDPYQTLGPISSRLANPEGQALSTSKNRTGKQSPYKLPDPSAHRPVGSGQIQLWQFLLELLSDSNNAGIITWEGTNGEFKMTDPDEVAKRWGERKSKPNMNYDKLSRALRYYYDKNIMTKVHGKRYAYKFDFQGISQAHQNHAAEGGIIKYQTEMPYVQPYHSHQPKMNFMGGHPAPMPVSPGNFFSPPSTYWNSPNSPIYPGSAMTRHPTTHSHLSSYY, from the exons GAAGCGCTGTCCGCGGTGAGTGAGGATCAGCCCATATTCGAGCCGCCCTACACTGCAGTGCACATGAAGGCCGAAATGACGTCACCCGGCGGGTTTAGCCAGGCCTCCAAGCAGAGTCCTGAGCCCAGCGAGCCGGAGTGGGTGGGGTCAGCGGCACAAAACCCGGGGAAAAGAGGCGAACACGTCAATGGAACCAG CCGCGAGTCCCCTGTGGACTGCAGCGTCACAAAGCGCTCCAGACACATGAGCAACGATGGGCCCTCAATGCCCTACCAGGCCTCGTACCCGGAGCCTCGCGTCAGCCCCCAGACGGCCACCCCACCCAGCAGCGccacagaggagaagagggtCATTGTGCCGGCAG ATCCAGAAGTGTGGACACAGGACCATGTGCGGCAGTGGCTGGACTGGGCCATCAAGGAGTACGTCCTGGAGGAGGTGGACGTCATGCTATTTCAAGCGCTGGACGGCAAGGCACTATGCAAGATGACCAAGGATGACATGATGCGTCTCACATCTGCCTACAACGCAGACATCCTGCTCTCGCATCTAAATTACCTCCGGCAGA GTAGCCCTACATTCTCCTACTCCACAACTCCCACCAACACcacaccaccacaacaacaacccagACTACAGGTGAAAGCAG agagcAGTTTTGATGAGATCAGCTGCAGGAACAGCTGGCCTGCAAACACCATGAGTGCAGTGCAAAAAG GTCCCTCCATGGAGCACCAACACACCTCAAGAGTTACAGAGCCTCCTCCAAGAATTGTACAAG ACCCATATCAGACATTAGGGCCCATTAGCAGTCGACTAGCCAACCCAG AAGGCCAAGCCCTCAGCACATCCAAGAACCGAACAGGCAAACAAAGTCCATACAAGCTCCCTGACCCCAGCGCTCACAGGCCTGTGG GTTCAGGGCAGATCCAGCTGTGGCAGtttctgctggagctgctgtccgACAGCAACAACGCCGGCATCATCACCTGGGAGGGCACCAATGGCGAGTTCAAAATGACCGACCCAGACGAGGTGGCCAAACGCTGGGGTGAGCGCAAGAGCAAGCCCAACATGAACTACGACAAACTGAGCCGCGCTCTGCGCTACTACTACGACAAGAACATCATGACTAAGGTGCATGGCAAGCGCTACGCCTACAAGTTTGACTTCCAAGGCATCTCGCAGGCACACCAGAATCACGCAGCGGAAGGGGGGATTATTAAGTACCAGACGGAGATGCCTTACGTCCAGCCCTACCACAGCCACCAGCCCAAAATGAACTTCATGGGCGGCCATCCTGCACCTATGCCCGTCTCCCCCGGCAACTTTTTCAGCCCACCGTCGACGTACTGGAACTCACCCAACAGCCCCATCTATCCTGGGTCAGCCATGACCAGACATCCCACCACCCACTCCCACCTGAGCTCGTACTACTGA
- the fli1rs gene encoding fli-1 proto-oncogene, ETS transcription factor-related sequence isoform X3, which translates to MDCTIKEALSAVSEDQPIFEPPYTAVHMKAEMTSPGGFSQASKQSPEPSEPEWVGSAAQNPGKRGEHVNGTSRESPVDCSVTKRSRHMSNDGPSMPYQASYPEPRVSPQTATPPSSATEEKRVIVPADPEVWTQDHVRQWLDWAIKEYVLEEVDVMLFQALDGKALCKMTKDDMMRLTSAYNADILLSHLNYLRQSSPTFSYSTTPTNTTPPQQQPRLQVKAESSFDEISCRNSWPANTMSAVQKGPSMEHQHTSRVTEPPPRIVQDPYQTLGPISSRLANPGSGQIQLWQFLLELLSDSNNAGIITWEGTNGEFKMTDPDEVAKRWGERKSKPNMNYDKLSRALRYYYDKNIMTKVHGKRYAYKFDFQGISQAHQNHAAEGGIIKYQTEMPYVQPYHSHQPKMNFMGGHPAPMPVSPGNFFSPPSTYWNSPNSPIYPGSAMTRHPTTHSHLSSYY; encoded by the exons GAAGCGCTGTCCGCGGTGAGTGAGGATCAGCCCATATTCGAGCCGCCCTACACTGCAGTGCACATGAAGGCCGAAATGACGTCACCCGGCGGGTTTAGCCAGGCCTCCAAGCAGAGTCCTGAGCCCAGCGAGCCGGAGTGGGTGGGGTCAGCGGCACAAAACCCGGGGAAAAGAGGCGAACACGTCAATGGAACCAG CCGCGAGTCCCCTGTGGACTGCAGCGTCACAAAGCGCTCCAGACACATGAGCAACGATGGGCCCTCAATGCCCTACCAGGCCTCGTACCCGGAGCCTCGCGTCAGCCCCCAGACGGCCACCCCACCCAGCAGCGccacagaggagaagagggtCATTGTGCCGGCAG ATCCAGAAGTGTGGACACAGGACCATGTGCGGCAGTGGCTGGACTGGGCCATCAAGGAGTACGTCCTGGAGGAGGTGGACGTCATGCTATTTCAAGCGCTGGACGGCAAGGCACTATGCAAGATGACCAAGGATGACATGATGCGTCTCACATCTGCCTACAACGCAGACATCCTGCTCTCGCATCTAAATTACCTCCGGCAGA GTAGCCCTACATTCTCCTACTCCACAACTCCCACCAACACcacaccaccacaacaacaacccagACTACAGGTGAAAGCAG agagcAGTTTTGATGAGATCAGCTGCAGGAACAGCTGGCCTGCAAACACCATGAGTGCAGTGCAAAAAG GTCCCTCCATGGAGCACCAACACACCTCAAGAGTTACAGAGCCTCCTCCAAGAATTGTACAAG ACCCATATCAGACATTAGGGCCCATTAGCAGTCGACTAGCCAACCCAG GTTCAGGGCAGATCCAGCTGTGGCAGtttctgctggagctgctgtccgACAGCAACAACGCCGGCATCATCACCTGGGAGGGCACCAATGGCGAGTTCAAAATGACCGACCCAGACGAGGTGGCCAAACGCTGGGGTGAGCGCAAGAGCAAGCCCAACATGAACTACGACAAACTGAGCCGCGCTCTGCGCTACTACTACGACAAGAACATCATGACTAAGGTGCATGGCAAGCGCTACGCCTACAAGTTTGACTTCCAAGGCATCTCGCAGGCACACCAGAATCACGCAGCGGAAGGGGGGATTATTAAGTACCAGACGGAGATGCCTTACGTCCAGCCCTACCACAGCCACCAGCCCAAAATGAACTTCATGGGCGGCCATCCTGCACCTATGCCCGTCTCCCCCGGCAACTTTTTCAGCCCACCGTCGACGTACTGGAACTCACCCAACAGCCCCATCTATCCTGGGTCAGCCATGACCAGACATCCCACCACCCACTCCCACCTGAGCTCGTACTACTGA
- the fli1rs gene encoding fli-1 proto-oncogene, ETS transcription factor-related sequence isoform X2 translates to MKAEMTSPGGFSQASKQSPEPSEPEWVGSAAQNPGKRGEHVNGTSRESPVDCSVTKRSRHMSNDGPSMPYQASYPEPRVSPQTATPPSSATEEKRVIVPADPEVWTQDHVRQWLDWAIKEYVLEEVDVMLFQALDGKALCKMTKDDMMRLTSAYNADILLSHLNYLRQSSPTFSYSTTPTNTTPPQQQPRLQVKAESSFDEISCRNSWPANTMSAVQKGPSMEHQHTSRVTEPPPRIVQDPYQTLGPISSRLANPEGQALSTSKNRTGKQSPYKLPDPSAHRPVGSGQIQLWQFLLELLSDSNNAGIITWEGTNGEFKMTDPDEVAKRWGERKSKPNMNYDKLSRALRYYYDKNIMTKVHGKRYAYKFDFQGISQAHQNHAAEGGIIKYQTEMPYVQPYHSHQPKMNFMGGHPAPMPVSPGNFFSPPSTYWNSPNSPIYPGSAMTRHPTTHSHLSSYY, encoded by the exons ATGAAGGCCGAAATGACGTCACCCGGCGGGTTTAGCCAGGCCTCCAAGCAGAGTCCTGAGCCCAGCGAGCCGGAGTGGGTGGGGTCAGCGGCACAAAACCCGGGGAAAAGAGGCGAACACGTCAATGGAACCAG CCGCGAGTCCCCTGTGGACTGCAGCGTCACAAAGCGCTCCAGACACATGAGCAACGATGGGCCCTCAATGCCCTACCAGGCCTCGTACCCGGAGCCTCGCGTCAGCCCCCAGACGGCCACCCCACCCAGCAGCGccacagaggagaagagggtCATTGTGCCGGCAG ATCCAGAAGTGTGGACACAGGACCATGTGCGGCAGTGGCTGGACTGGGCCATCAAGGAGTACGTCCTGGAGGAGGTGGACGTCATGCTATTTCAAGCGCTGGACGGCAAGGCACTATGCAAGATGACCAAGGATGACATGATGCGTCTCACATCTGCCTACAACGCAGACATCCTGCTCTCGCATCTAAATTACCTCCGGCAGA GTAGCCCTACATTCTCCTACTCCACAACTCCCACCAACACcacaccaccacaacaacaacccagACTACAGGTGAAAGCAG agagcAGTTTTGATGAGATCAGCTGCAGGAACAGCTGGCCTGCAAACACCATGAGTGCAGTGCAAAAAG GTCCCTCCATGGAGCACCAACACACCTCAAGAGTTACAGAGCCTCCTCCAAGAATTGTACAAG ACCCATATCAGACATTAGGGCCCATTAGCAGTCGACTAGCCAACCCAG AAGGCCAAGCCCTCAGCACATCCAAGAACCGAACAGGCAAACAAAGTCCATACAAGCTCCCTGACCCCAGCGCTCACAGGCCTGTGG GTTCAGGGCAGATCCAGCTGTGGCAGtttctgctggagctgctgtccgACAGCAACAACGCCGGCATCATCACCTGGGAGGGCACCAATGGCGAGTTCAAAATGACCGACCCAGACGAGGTGGCCAAACGCTGGGGTGAGCGCAAGAGCAAGCCCAACATGAACTACGACAAACTGAGCCGCGCTCTGCGCTACTACTACGACAAGAACATCATGACTAAGGTGCATGGCAAGCGCTACGCCTACAAGTTTGACTTCCAAGGCATCTCGCAGGCACACCAGAATCACGCAGCGGAAGGGGGGATTATTAAGTACCAGACGGAGATGCCTTACGTCCAGCCCTACCACAGCCACCAGCCCAAAATGAACTTCATGGGCGGCCATCCTGCACCTATGCCCGTCTCCCCCGGCAACTTTTTCAGCCCACCGTCGACGTACTGGAACTCACCCAACAGCCCCATCTATCCTGGGTCAGCCATGACCAGACATCCCACCACCCACTCCCACCTGAGCTCGTACTACTGA